One genomic segment of Drosophila melanogaster chromosome 3L includes these proteins:
- the Lcp65Ag3 gene encoding larval cuticle protein translates to MKFLIVFVALFAVALAAPAAEEPTIVRSESDVGPESFKYDWETSDGQAAQAVGQLNDIGTENEAISVSGSYRFIADDGQTYQVNYIADKNGFQPEGAHLPVAPVA, encoded by the exons ATGAAATTCCTGATTGTCTTCGTCGCCCTCTTCGCCGTGGCTCTGGCTGCTCCTGCCGCTGAGGAACCCACAATCGTGCGCTCTGAATCCGACGTTGGACCCGAAAGCTTCAAATACGA CTGGGAAACCTCCGATGGACAGGCTGCTCAAGCTGTAGGTCAGCTGAACGACATTGGAACTGAGAACGAGGCTATCTCTGTGAGTGGATCCTACCGCTTCATTGCTGATGATGGCCAGACCTACCAAGTCAACTACATCGCCGATAAGAACGGATTCCAGCCCGAGGGTGCTCATCTGCCCGTTGCCCCCGTGGCATAA
- the Cpr65Au gene encoding cuticular protein 65Au, isoform A yields MQSNFMWLVAFLAIGICLAFPAGEDAQAETIKLESENTGDKYSFAYETSNGISRTETGEVKPGAGEEDGSLSVQGSTSWSAPDGKKYEISFTADETGYHPKFRLVA; encoded by the exons ATGCAATCGAATTTCATGTGGCTGGTAGCCTTCCTGGCAATTGGTATCTGTTTGGCCTTTCCCGCTGGTGAGGATGCCCAGGCGGAGACCATCAAACTGGAGAGCGAAAACACGGGCGATAAATATTCCTTTGC CTATGAGACGAGCAACGGAATCTCACGCACTGAGACCGGTGAGGTGAAACCTGGAGCCGGCGAAGAGGATGGTTCCTTGTCTGTCCAGGGATCGACCAGCTGGTCAGCTCCAGATGGCAAAAAATACGAGATTAGTTTCACGGCCGACGAAACTGGCTACCATCCCAAGTTCAGGCTAGTAGCCTAG
- the Lcp65Ag2 gene encoding Lcp65Ag2, translating to MKFLIVFVALFAVALAAPAAEEPTIVRSESDVGPESFKYDWETSDGQAAQAVGQLNDIGTENEAISVSGSYRFIADDGQTYQVNYIADKNGFQPQGAHLPVAPVA from the exons ATGAAATTCCTGATTGTCTTCGTCGCCCTCTTCGCCGTGGCTCTGGCTGCTCCTGCCGCTGAGGAACCCACAATCGTGCGCTCTGAATCCGACGTTGGACCCGAAAGCTTCAAATACGA CTGGGAAACCTCCGATGGACAGGCTGCTCAAGCTGTAGGTCAGCTGAACGACATTGGAACTGAGAACGAGGCTATCTCTGTGAGTGGATCCTACCGCTTCATTGCTGATGATGGCCAGACCTACCAAGTCAACTACATCGCCGATAAGAACGGATTCCAGCCCCAGGGTGCTCATCTGCCCGTTGCCCCCGTGGCCTAA
- the Lcp65Ag1 gene encoding Lcp65Ag1 has translation MKFLIVFVALFAVALAAPAAEEPTIVRSESDVGPESFKYDWETSDGQAAQAVGQLNDIGTENEAISVSGSYRFIADDGQTYQVNYIADKNGFQPQGAHLPVAPVA, from the exons ATGAAATTCCTGATTGTCTTCGTCGCCCTCTTCGCCGTGGCTCTGGCTGCTCCTGCCGCTGAGGAACCCACAATCGTGCGCTCTGAATCCGACGTTGGACCCGAAAGCTTCAAATACGA CTGGGAAACCTCCGATGGACAGGCTGCTCAAGCTGTAGGTCAGCTGAACGACATTGGAACTGAGAACGAGGCTATCTCTGTGAGTGGATCCTACCGCTTCATTGCTGATGATGGCCAGACCTACCAAGTCAACTACATCGCCGATAAGAACGGATTCCAGCCCCAGGGTGCTCATCTGCCCGTTGCCCCCGTGGCATAa
- the Lcp65Af gene encoding Lcp65Af gives MKFLIVFVALFALAVADVQILKQESDVGPVSFNYGYETSDGSSAQAAGQLKNVGTDEEALNVKGTYSFVADDGQTYSIAYTADENGYQPQGAHLPVAPVV, from the exons ATGAAGTTCCTGATTGTCTTCGTCGCCCTCTTCGCCCTGGCTGTCGCCGATGTTCAGATTCTGAAGCAGGAGTCCGATGTCGGACCTGTAAGCTTTAACTATGG CTACGAGACCAGCGATGGATCCTCTGCTCAGGCCGCCGGACAGCTGAAGAACGTTGGAACTGATGAGGAGGCTCTCAACGTCAAGGGTACCTATTCCTTTGTGGCCGATGATGGCCAGACTTACTCCATCGCCTACACCGCCGACGAGAACGGATACCAGCCCCAGGGTGCCCATCTGCCCGTTGCCCCCGTGGTTTGA